The proteins below come from a single Vibrio cyclitrophicus genomic window:
- a CDS encoding Lrp/AsnC family transcriptional regulator has protein sequence MDKFDRQILDILKINARCSVSDIARDVSLSRSAVNARIKKLENDKVITGYCAQIAEPDQPKNVCAYITLKFDLASSNHSCESYAKRIQSIDGVQWCHSISGETDMMLYIEVESMKHLNQVRDQLQSYPDLRHLMTHTVLTEFFNKQNSLGRSC, from the coding sequence ATGGATAAATTTGATCGGCAAATTTTAGATATCCTCAAAATTAATGCTCGATGCTCAGTGAGCGATATTGCTAGAGACGTGAGCCTTTCTCGCTCTGCAGTCAATGCTAGAATCAAGAAATTAGAAAACGATAAGGTGATTACAGGGTATTGCGCGCAGATAGCGGAACCTGATCAACCTAAGAATGTGTGCGCTTATATTACATTGAAGTTTGATCTAGCGAGTAGTAACCACAGTTGTGAGTCTTACGCGAAACGTATCCAGAGTATTGACGGGGTTCAATGGTGCCATTCGATCAGCGGTGAGACTGATATGATGTTGTACATCGAAGTGGAAAGCATGAAGCACTTGAATCAAGTCCGCGATCAATTGCAAAGTTACCCAGATCTTCGCCACCTAATGACGCATACGGTTTTGACCGAGTTTTTTAACAAACAGAATTCGTTAGGCCGTTCATGTTAG